A single window of Granulicella mallensis MP5ACTX8 DNA harbors:
- a CDS encoding GDSL-type esterase/lipase family protein, protein MMTTIAHKTLRWPTRRQAAVAPSLDRLHLWRRLLLASCILGTSVAGFAQARVYVPAVPPDSNSAAYAAPRDEWLITVQNKFDKYSGKHADILFDGDSITNRWEITGKAVWDAKFAGRAADFGIEGDRTENLLWRLSKGQVTGVDPKLVVLMIGTNNVVRNTSGEIASGVEAIVSQYETLCPSAHIILMSVFPRGRTPSDPNRMKLAEVNQALATRFTETTDPRVTLVDISSRLTQHDGTISTDMMPDMLHPAADGYRIWADALQPYVDKYAPIAAK, encoded by the coding sequence ATGATGACAACAATCGCCCATAAAACTCTCCGTTGGCCCACACGACGCCAGGCGGCAGTTGCACCGAGCCTCGATCGCCTGCACCTTTGGCGTCGACTGCTCCTTGCGAGTTGCATCCTGGGCACATCCGTTGCAGGTTTTGCGCAGGCGCGAGTCTATGTCCCCGCGGTCCCTCCTGATTCGAACTCAGCAGCTTACGCTGCTCCTCGTGATGAGTGGTTGATTACAGTACAGAACAAGTTTGACAAGTACAGCGGCAAACACGCCGACATCCTCTTCGACGGCGATTCGATCACCAATCGCTGGGAGATAACGGGCAAAGCCGTTTGGGACGCAAAGTTTGCCGGACGTGCTGCGGACTTTGGCATCGAGGGAGATCGTACAGAGAATTTGCTGTGGCGCCTGTCAAAAGGCCAGGTCACAGGCGTGGACCCGAAGTTAGTCGTGCTGATGATTGGCACGAACAACGTAGTTCGTAACACCTCTGGCGAAATTGCGAGCGGCGTAGAGGCTATCGTCAGCCAATACGAAACCCTCTGCCCCTCGGCTCACATCATCCTCATGTCGGTCTTTCCCCGAGGCAGGACGCCCTCCGACCCCAATCGCATGAAATTAGCTGAGGTCAATCAGGCACTGGCTACACGCTTTACCGAGACGACTGATCCTCGCGTAACCCTTGTCGATATCAGTTCTCGCCTCACACAACATGATGGAACGATCTCAACCGACATGATGCCCGACATGCTTCACCCCGCTGCCGACGGTTATCGCATATGGGCCGACGCGCTCCAGCCATACGTCGACAAGTATGCTCCCATTGCCGCCAAGTAA
- a CDS encoding S9 family peptidase, with protein sequence MTPLLSACPAHRRLFLFAAPLAFLACAAHAQQTYTAADYARAEKMMGYSVNPLVDHTITAPSYLPDGRVFFRDPANTEVVYRIASPNGTVTPAFDNAKLAAALTAGGASNGDTHRLQVSGYTPEPGGGFSIVVSGRKVLCDAAVTTCTPDTATANAPAGRGNRSLYDVSPDKTKGAFIRDWNLWLHDMKTGQETQLTHDGVENYGYATDDAGWSHSDRAIVLWSPDSQKIATFQQDMRKTGDMYLVPVTYRHPVLDHWKGPMLGDKDVTMIERVVIDLPTGGMTRLKMSPDQHRSTICDDVSCRGGSGWDDVQFSADGKHLAFVSSSRDHKDAWLKVADTTTGEIRDVYHEHVDSYFESGTDKVNWKYLPASNEFLWFSERTNFGQMYLYDLNTGQLKNQITHGDGPVTQVLHVDEKARVVYFLATGKESGKDPDHSPTRDPYFTYYYRASFDGKNQRLLTPEDADHTVTPSPDGQTIVDIYSTPTTPKTAVLRSTADGKVLATLGKQDISRLTATGWTPLTPIKMKARDGVTELFGYMWKPANFDASKKYPVVDYVYPGPQTGSCGSRQFAAAHGDDQALAELGFVVVCIDGMGTPWRSKKFHDFYSHAETMGDNTIPDQIAGLKDLGKQYPFLDLDRVGIWGHSGGGNATTTAMFGFPDFFKVGIAESGNHDNRDYEDDWDEKWGGLEVNNDTPQDNYLKQAAENYAGNLKGYLLLAHGTMDDNVPPSNTLLVVDALIKANKDFDLILIPNAHHGYGEASQYMTRRRWDFFVRHLAGATPPLNYQMRSPAEVARITAEGPSAGGPSVDDFSADATSVENPGDAPNQ encoded by the coding sequence GTGACGCCCCTGCTCTCCGCTTGTCCCGCGCACCGCCGTCTTTTTCTCTTTGCAGCACCGCTCGCGTTCCTCGCCTGCGCCGCCCACGCGCAGCAGACCTATACGGCTGCCGACTACGCCCGCGCCGAAAAGATGATGGGGTACAGCGTCAACCCGCTCGTAGACCATACCATCACCGCGCCCAGCTACCTGCCTGATGGCCGCGTCTTCTTCCGCGATCCCGCAAATACCGAGGTCGTCTACAGGATCGCCTCGCCGAACGGCACAGTTACGCCAGCCTTCGACAACGCGAAGCTGGCGGCAGCGCTCACCGCGGGCGGCGCGAGCAACGGGGATACTCATCGGCTACAGGTTTCCGGGTACACGCCCGAACCCGGTGGCGGCTTCAGCATCGTCGTCTCCGGCCGCAAGGTCCTATGTGATGCCGCCGTGACTACCTGCACGCCCGATACTGCCACCGCCAACGCGCCAGCTGGCCGCGGCAATCGCAGTCTGTACGACGTCTCGCCCGACAAGACCAAGGGTGCCTTCATTCGCGACTGGAACCTCTGGCTCCACGACATGAAGACCGGCCAGGAGACGCAGCTGACCCACGACGGTGTGGAGAACTATGGCTACGCTACCGATGACGCCGGCTGGAGCCACTCCGACCGCGCCATCGTACTCTGGTCGCCCGACTCTCAGAAGATCGCCACCTTCCAGCAGGACATGCGCAAGACCGGCGACATGTACCTGGTGCCCGTCACCTACCGTCATCCGGTGCTCGATCACTGGAAGGGCCCGATGCTCGGCGACAAGGACGTCACCATGATCGAGCGCGTCGTCATCGACCTGCCCACCGGAGGGATGACGCGCCTGAAGATGTCGCCCGATCAGCATCGCTCCACCATCTGCGACGATGTCAGCTGTCGCGGCGGCTCCGGTTGGGACGACGTCCAGTTCTCCGCTGACGGCAAACACCTGGCCTTTGTCTCCAGCTCGCGCGATCACAAGGACGCCTGGCTGAAGGTCGCCGACACCACGACCGGCGAGATTCGCGACGTCTACCACGAGCACGTCGACAGCTACTTCGAGAGCGGCACGGATAAGGTGAACTGGAAGTACCTGCCTGCGAGCAACGAGTTCCTCTGGTTTTCCGAACGCACCAACTTTGGCCAGATGTACCTCTACGACCTGAACACCGGTCAGCTCAAGAACCAGATCACTCATGGGGACGGCCCCGTCACGCAGGTACTCCACGTCGACGAAAAGGCCCGTGTCGTCTACTTCCTGGCCACCGGTAAGGAAAGCGGCAAGGACCCCGACCACAGCCCCACGCGCGACCCCTACTTCACCTACTACTACCGCGCATCGTTCGACGGCAAAAATCAGCGCCTGCTCACCCCCGAGGACGCCGACCACACCGTTACACCCTCTCCCGACGGCCAGACCATCGTCGACATCTACTCCACGCCAACGACGCCCAAGACCGCCGTGCTGCGCTCCACCGCCGACGGCAAGGTGCTTGCCACACTGGGCAAACAGGACATCAGCCGGCTCACCGCTACCGGCTGGACGCCTCTGACCCCCATCAAGATGAAGGCCCGCGACGGTGTCACCGAGCTCTTCGGCTACATGTGGAAGCCGGCGAACTTCGACGCATCGAAGAAGTATCCCGTGGTCGACTACGTCTATCCAGGCCCGCAGACCGGCTCCTGCGGTTCTCGGCAGTTCGCAGCGGCCCACGGTGACGACCAGGCACTCGCCGAGCTTGGCTTCGTCGTCGTCTGCATCGACGGCATGGGCACACCGTGGCGCTCCAAGAAGTTCCACGACTTCTACTCGCACGCCGAGACCATGGGCGACAACACGATCCCCGACCAGATAGCCGGTCTGAAGGACCTCGGGAAACAATACCCCTTCCTCGACCTTGACCGCGTAGGCATCTGGGGCCACTCCGGCGGCGGCAACGCGACCACCACGGCCATGTTCGGCTTTCCCGATTTCTTCAAGGTCGGCATCGCCGAAAGCGGCAACCACGACAACCGCGACTACGAGGACGACTGGGACGAGAAGTGGGGCGGTCTTGAGGTCAACAACGATACCCCGCAGGACAACTACCTGAAGCAGGCGGCCGAGAACTATGCCGGCAACCTGAAGGGCTATCTGCTGCTCGCACACGGCACCATGGACGACAACGTGCCCCCTTCGAACACGCTGCTGGTCGTTGACGCGCTGATCAAGGCCAACAAGGACTTCGACCTGATCCTGATCCCCAACGCGCACCACGGCTACGGCGAGGCCTCACAGTACATGACGCGCCGCCGCTGGGACTTCTTCGTCCGCCACCTGGCCGGTGCGACGCCGCCGCTCAACTACCAGATGCGCAGCCCCGCCGAGGTCGCCCGCATCACCGCCGAAGGCCCGTCCGCCGGTGGTCCCTCCGTCGACGACTTCTCTGCCGACGCCACCAGCGTCGAGAACCCCGGCGATGCCCCCAACCAGTAA
- a CDS encoding RBBP9/YdeN family alpha/beta hydrolase has translation MRTPLLILPGRNNSGPQHWQTLWQERMPDAVRLQTASWADPDLSDWIAALDRAIEACSAPPILIAHSMGCLLSVCWAQLDRPNLSIAGAFLVAPPNFKRDGFPSPSFTQIPESPLPYPALVIASTNDPYCSIEVAAGLAKSWEAGFVLVGARGHISTEPNNGDWQEGWLLLEAFAAGLRVQL, from the coding sequence GTGCGTACGCCGCTTTTGATTCTTCCTGGCCGCAACAACTCCGGACCACAGCATTGGCAGACTCTATGGCAAGAGCGCATGCCCGATGCCGTACGATTGCAGACAGCGAGTTGGGCTGATCCTGATTTGAGCGATTGGATAGCCGCACTGGACCGAGCGATAGAAGCGTGTTCGGCCCCTCCGATTCTCATAGCCCATAGCATGGGATGCCTTTTAAGTGTCTGCTGGGCTCAACTGGACCGTCCGAACCTCTCGATCGCCGGTGCGTTTCTAGTAGCGCCCCCGAACTTCAAACGTGATGGCTTTCCATCTCCATCATTCACCCAGATTCCGGAGTCACCGCTGCCGTATCCTGCTTTGGTGATTGCCAGTACGAATGATCCCTACTGCTCGATCGAAGTAGCTGCCGGGTTGGCAAAAAGCTGGGAAGCAGGGTTCGTTTTGGTCGGGGCTCGCGGTCACATCTCCACGGAGCCAAACAATGGAGATTGGCAAGAGGGTTGGCTTCTGCTTGAAGCGTTCGCTGCTGGACTTCGTGTACAGCTTTGA
- a CDS encoding GH1 family beta-glucosidase, producing MNRRNFARLLGLSASVAALPATAVTPSSPLTSATRERGFPKGFLWGTATSAYQIEGAPTEDGRGPSIWDTFSDVKTNTYTGDNGDMGADHFHRYREDIALMQELGVQTYQFSVSWSRIFPEGTGTPNPRGWDFYDRMLDTLLAAGVQPFCTLYHWDLPQAMMKVGGWQSRDTAKAFADYSAYAVKHLSDRVKHFITMSEVSQFVDGGYRYGSDAPGLKLSDAIVAQVTHNVLVGHGLAVQAVRANARAGTKVGIADNAVSTCPVIETPENIAAARKAYREMNARSLTPIMEGRYSEDYLKGLGANAPKFTAEDMKLISTPLNFIGLNVYEPTWIRASADPGGYEIVDMPKSYPIMAAKWLELGPDGMYWSPKHLQALWGVKEIYITENGAASLDVPTKTGEVLDVDRILFLRSYLEQLQRAVSEGVPVKGYFLWSLIDNYEWSDGYAMRFGITYVDYKTMKRTIKLSGQFYKEVIARNGLA from the coding sequence ATGAATCGTAGAAATTTTGCCCGACTACTCGGCTTGTCGGCGAGTGTTGCCGCCCTACCGGCAACTGCAGTGACTCCTTCCTCCCCCCTCACTAGCGCCACGCGAGAGCGTGGATTCCCAAAGGGATTTTTGTGGGGCACCGCGACCTCGGCCTATCAGATTGAAGGCGCGCCCACGGAAGACGGTCGTGGCCCCTCGATCTGGGACACGTTCTCGGATGTAAAGACGAACACCTACACGGGTGACAACGGCGATATGGGCGCCGATCACTTCCACCGCTATCGCGAGGACATTGCGCTGATGCAGGAGCTGGGCGTGCAGACGTACCAGTTCTCGGTGTCCTGGTCGCGCATCTTCCCAGAAGGGACGGGAACTCCTAACCCACGAGGGTGGGATTTCTACGACCGTATGCTCGACACCTTATTGGCTGCCGGTGTTCAACCGTTTTGCACGCTGTATCACTGGGATCTGCCGCAGGCGATGATGAAAGTCGGCGGATGGCAGAGCCGGGACACCGCGAAGGCGTTTGCGGATTACTCAGCTTATGCCGTGAAACATCTGAGCGACCGGGTGAAGCACTTCATCACGATGAGCGAGGTGTCTCAATTCGTTGATGGGGGGTACAGATACGGAAGCGATGCCCCTGGACTCAAACTGTCGGATGCCATCGTCGCGCAGGTAACGCACAATGTGCTGGTGGGGCATGGGCTGGCTGTGCAGGCGGTACGAGCGAATGCGCGCGCGGGAACGAAGGTAGGAATTGCTGACAATGCTGTGAGCACCTGCCCGGTGATTGAGACGCCGGAGAATATCGCAGCGGCACGGAAGGCATACCGCGAGATGAATGCGCGATCGCTGACGCCGATCATGGAGGGCCGCTACTCCGAGGATTATTTGAAGGGCCTGGGAGCGAATGCGCCGAAGTTTACGGCTGAGGATATGAAGCTCATCAGCACGCCCCTGAATTTTATTGGGCTGAACGTCTATGAGCCAACCTGGATAAGAGCGAGCGCCGATCCAGGAGGATACGAAATCGTGGACATGCCAAAGAGTTATCCGATCATGGCGGCGAAATGGCTGGAACTGGGGCCGGATGGAATGTATTGGTCGCCAAAACATCTGCAGGCGTTGTGGGGTGTGAAGGAGATCTACATTACCGAGAACGGAGCGGCAAGCCTGGATGTACCGACCAAAACCGGCGAGGTGCTGGATGTGGACCGCATCCTTTTCCTGCGCAGCTACCTGGAACAATTGCAGCGCGCGGTGAGCGAAGGCGTGCCTGTGAAGGGGTACTTCCTGTGGAGCCTGATCGACAACTATGAGTGGTCCGATGGCTATGCCATGCGCTTTGGCATTACCTATGTGGACTACAAGACAATGAAGCGAACGATCAAGCTTTCGGGGCAATTTTATAAAGAAGTGATCGCAAGGAATGGGCTGGCGTAG
- a CDS encoding Rossmann-like and DUF2520 domain-containing protein — protein MSKRRLDIVGAGRVGKTLARLWKEHAAFEIGDVVNRSPESSEQAIAFIGGGTVGQIDQIDVLMISTADSALADCAAALAKTASIGPESVVFHCSGSISSEILAPLRARGASIASMHPVKSFADESLAVESFSGTFCALEGDSTAVQVLAEAVDAIGGKRFTIDPAAKAVYHAGSVFSNNYLVSTVAAGIDCLVEAGIARATAFEILKPIATEALENLFRFGPVQALTGPISRGETKVVETQLLALQAWDPEIAASYASSGKLAARLALQNGRASKESIRQIEEVLARSI, from the coding sequence ATGAGCAAGAGGCGGTTGGACATCGTGGGGGCAGGCAGGGTTGGCAAGACCCTGGCACGTTTATGGAAGGAACATGCTGCATTTGAGATCGGAGACGTGGTCAACCGCTCACCTGAGAGCTCCGAGCAAGCGATCGCCTTCATTGGCGGAGGAACAGTCGGTCAAATAGATCAAATCGACGTTCTCATGATCTCTACCGCCGATTCAGCCCTCGCTGATTGCGCGGCTGCTCTTGCAAAAACAGCAAGCATCGGACCCGAATCCGTGGTGTTTCACTGCAGTGGATCAATCTCTTCAGAGATCCTGGCGCCACTCCGCGCGAGAGGGGCGAGCATCGCCAGCATGCATCCGGTTAAGAGCTTCGCTGATGAGTCTCTGGCAGTCGAGAGTTTTTCCGGCACATTCTGCGCACTCGAAGGAGATTCAACCGCTGTACAAGTTCTCGCGGAAGCCGTGGACGCGATTGGTGGAAAGAGATTCACCATCGACCCAGCAGCCAAAGCCGTATACCACGCGGGGAGCGTCTTCTCGAATAACTATCTTGTAAGCACCGTCGCAGCAGGAATCGATTGCCTTGTAGAAGCGGGCATTGCGAGAGCGACCGCCTTTGAGATTCTGAAACCCATCGCCACCGAAGCCCTGGAAAATCTATTTCGTTTTGGACCTGTTCAGGCCCTTACCGGTCCAATCTCTCGTGGAGAGACAAAGGTGGTTGAAACGCAACTTCTGGCCTTACAGGCCTGGGATCCCGAGATAGCCGCATCCTATGCCAGCTCGGGAAAGCTAGCGGCTCGTCTTGCGCTACAAAATGGTCGGGCTTCCAAAGAATCGATTCGGCAAATCGAGGAAGTTCTAGCGAGGTCGATCTGA
- a CDS encoding DUF418 domain-containing protein, with product MLTAIDTTESKASSAQVASASNEELAGPVTATAPAKLSERFSSIDVLRGVALLGILVLNIDYFGTVQLAHDIPVGTPTNDFAGPHAHLNLILFMIKWMFFEGKMRGLFSMLFGAGVILMTTRAELRGSKDSADIYTRRNMFLMFFGILHSIFIWNGDILFDYGFVALLFLYPLRKLKPKTLLWSGTLLSVFVAPLGVVHLLGAGQDLSLSRQAASIQASKKAGSLITAEQSDLLKQWNARVQSQSPTPAKTQAHLKEATSSYLQQVASNSEGLLDGFTPHLDLLMDVLSAMLIGMGLMKLGFFTGELSYASYWWTAILGFSISVPFYALGALKVYSSGFFFLDLEKWLFFPYYLTREPGSLAIAAFVMIIIKSGLFKIPQRLLAAVGRTAFSNYILTSLICQTLFVWGPWKLYGKLGYYQLMYVVFAVWTFNIVFSFLWLKMFAFGPLEFVWRSLTYGTMPPMRLGQKNNLGAALA from the coding sequence GTGTTAACTGCAATCGACACGACAGAATCAAAAGCATCTTCCGCACAGGTCGCATCCGCTTCAAATGAAGAACTCGCCGGTCCAGTGACAGCCACGGCGCCAGCAAAGCTTTCAGAGCGATTTTCCAGCATCGATGTACTCCGCGGGGTCGCCCTCCTTGGCATTCTCGTGCTAAATATCGATTACTTCGGTACCGTTCAGCTTGCGCACGATATTCCGGTCGGCACTCCAACCAACGATTTTGCCGGTCCCCACGCCCACTTGAATCTGATCCTGTTCATGATCAAGTGGATGTTCTTCGAAGGGAAGATGCGCGGACTCTTCTCCATGCTCTTCGGCGCTGGCGTCATTCTCATGACAACTCGCGCAGAACTTCGAGGAAGCAAGGACTCCGCTGATATCTACACCCGCCGCAACATGTTCCTCATGTTCTTTGGCATCTTGCATAGCATTTTTATCTGGAATGGGGATATTCTCTTCGATTACGGCTTCGTGGCGTTGCTCTTTCTTTATCCATTGCGCAAGCTCAAGCCGAAGACTCTGCTCTGGTCGGGCACCCTTCTCTCCGTCTTCGTGGCGCCTCTCGGCGTCGTTCATCTCCTAGGCGCCGGTCAGGACCTCAGTCTCAGCCGCCAGGCGGCCTCCATTCAAGCCTCAAAAAAGGCAGGAAGCCTTATCACCGCCGAACAGAGCGACCTCCTGAAGCAATGGAACGCTCGTGTCCAATCCCAAAGCCCGACGCCAGCTAAAACTCAGGCACACCTCAAAGAAGCTACCTCCAGCTATCTTCAACAGGTCGCCTCCAACAGCGAAGGACTCCTCGACGGTTTCACGCCTCACCTCGATCTATTGATGGATGTCCTCTCTGCCATGCTCATCGGAATGGGGCTTATGAAGCTTGGTTTCTTCACAGGCGAGCTTTCCTATGCCTCCTACTGGTGGACCGCCATCCTCGGATTCTCGATCTCCGTCCCCTTTTATGCCCTTGGAGCTCTCAAGGTATACTCCAGCGGGTTCTTCTTCCTCGACCTTGAAAAGTGGCTCTTCTTCCCCTACTACCTCACCCGCGAGCCCGGCTCCCTGGCCATTGCCGCCTTCGTGATGATCATCATCAAAAGTGGTTTATTCAAAATCCCGCAACGACTTCTTGCCGCTGTAGGACGAACTGCCTTCAGCAACTACATACTCACGAGCCTCATCTGCCAGACTCTATTCGTCTGGGGTCCATGGAAGCTTTACGGCAAGTTGGGCTACTACCAGCTCATGTACGTCGTCTTCGCTGTCTGGACCTTCAATATTGTATTCAGCTTTCTTTGGCTGAAGATGTTCGCTTTCGGTCCACTCGAATTTGTCTGGCGATCTCTTACTTACGGAACTATGCCGCCAATGCGCCTGGGCCAAAAAAATAACTTGGGGGCGGCACTCGCGTAG